From the genome of Nodosilinea sp. FACHB-141, one region includes:
- a CDS encoding HEAT repeat domain-containing protein encodes MSSFDQFAVSSSPSEAARTTVAKLGAGDFHDRWEQSRQVADLGDAALDDLLAMLQDSECDWEARWFAARALGEFDRPEVIAALVNTFATTTDEDLRQAMAAALTQIGPGAIAALGEQLAQPELRPAAVQALARIHHPATIPWLKLAMADARSPVRATALDALSAFADLTLLPIVQQGLADPAAAVRAAAIRGLLGLRLGLPAQQLIDALTPLLGDADERVAQQAAYALGRLSSAAAAAPLLQLLQAPGTPEALQIFAVQALSWQNTATALEGLIQAWDWLELPARLALVQGLAAVASDQRSRATAALANWLQLLPPTAENSTLRRHLVLALGQVGDSVLESELRSLLHDPDPGVQLHAEAALRQLQTQSV; translated from the coding sequence GTGTCCTCTTTTGATCAGTTTGCGGTTTCATCATCTCCATCGGAGGCGGCCCGAACTACGGTAGCAAAGTTGGGCGCCGGAGACTTCCACGATCGCTGGGAGCAGTCGCGCCAGGTCGCCGATCTGGGCGATGCGGCCTTAGACGATCTGCTGGCTATGCTTCAAGACAGTGAGTGCGATTGGGAAGCCCGCTGGTTTGCAGCCCGCGCTTTGGGAGAGTTCGATCGCCCCGAGGTAATTGCCGCCCTGGTCAACACCTTTGCCACTACGACCGATGAAGACCTGCGCCAGGCGATGGCAGCGGCCCTAACTCAGATTGGCCCTGGGGCGATCGCCGCCTTAGGTGAGCAACTCGCTCAACCCGAGCTACGACCTGCGGCGGTGCAGGCCCTAGCCCGCATTCACCATCCCGCCACGATTCCTTGGCTAAAGCTGGCGATGGCTGATGCGCGATCGCCCGTGCGAGCTACTGCTCTCGATGCTCTCAGCGCCTTTGCCGACCTCACTCTGCTGCCCATAGTGCAGCAAGGCCTAGCAGATCCGGCGGCAGCGGTGCGGGCGGCGGCGATACGGGGGCTGCTGGGACTGCGATTGGGCCTGCCTGCTCAACAGCTAATCGACGCTCTCACGCCGCTGCTCGGAGACGCAGATGAACGGGTTGCCCAGCAGGCCGCCTATGCTCTAGGGCGGTTGTCAAGTGCGGCGGCGGCAGCGCCTCTGCTACAGCTACTGCAAGCCCCCGGCACCCCTGAAGCCCTACAGATTTTTGCTGTGCAGGCCCTGAGCTGGCAGAATACCGCCACGGCTTTAGAAGGCCTGATCCAAGCCTGGGACTGGTTGGAGCTTCCCGCTCGGTTGGCCCTGGTGCAGGGGCTAGCTGCTGTGGCCTCCGACCAGCGGTCGCGGGCCACAGCAGCCCTGGCGAACTGGCTACAGCTGTTGCCGCCTACCGCTGAAAACAGCACCCTGCGTCGCCACCTGGTGCTGGCCCTAGGGCAGGTCGGCGACTCCGTGCTGGAGTCAGAGCTGCGATCGCTGCTGCACGACCCAGACCCTGGGGTGCAGCTCCACGCTGAGGCGGCCCTGCGTCAGCTCCAGACCCAATCTGTCTAA
- a CDS encoding anthranilate phosphoribosyltransferase family protein produces MSHEFRDLLKQVGSGSHTSKALTRAEAAAATRMMLTQTATPAQIGAFMIAHRIKRPTVDELAGTLDAYEALGPTLPAIAPDSAYSRHALVLSCPYDGRSRTAPVTPITALVVAAAGVPVVMHGGDRMPTKEGIPLIELWQQLGVDLCPHSLEQAHTLLNRTGLGFVYLPQHFPLAHGLVLYREQIGKRPPFATVELLWSPYAGPHTLAMGFVHPPTEEFAKGTFALRGQTDWITVKGLEGSCDLARGRTAIVGVNHPGQTDRLLLHPRDYGLEGDDVELGDELTLGDRLLDVLAGGTTELAKTALWNAGFYLWQGGVADSLAGGLAEAQTLLATGKALAKLEEFRQQSADLTQPLIYSHS; encoded by the coding sequence ATGAGCCATGAGTTTCGGGATTTGCTCAAGCAAGTTGGCAGCGGCAGCCACACCTCCAAGGCGCTGACCCGCGCCGAAGCCGCTGCCGCCACCCGCATGATGCTGACCCAAACCGCTACCCCAGCCCAGATCGGTGCATTTATGATTGCCCACCGCATCAAGCGCCCCACTGTTGATGAGCTGGCGGGCACCCTGGATGCCTACGAAGCGCTGGGGCCTACCCTGCCCGCGATCGCCCCCGACAGCGCCTACAGCCGCCACGCTCTGGTGCTGAGCTGCCCCTACGACGGGCGATCGCGCACTGCCCCTGTCACCCCGATCACGGCGCTGGTAGTAGCGGCAGCCGGGGTACCGGTGGTGATGCACGGGGGCGATCGCATGCCCACTAAAGAAGGCATTCCACTGATTGAATTGTGGCAACAGTTGGGCGTTGACCTGTGCCCCCACAGCCTAGAGCAGGCCCACACCCTACTCAACCGCACCGGCCTGGGTTTTGTCTACCTGCCCCAGCACTTTCCGCTGGCCCATGGGCTGGTGCTCTACCGCGAGCAGATCGGCAAACGCCCCCCCTTTGCCACAGTAGAGCTGCTGTGGTCGCCCTACGCTGGCCCACACACCCTGGCGATGGGCTTCGTGCACCCGCCCACTGAGGAGTTTGCCAAGGGCACCTTTGCCCTGCGCGGCCAAACCGACTGGATTACCGTTAAGGGGCTAGAGGGTAGCTGCGACTTGGCGCGGGGCAGAACGGCGATCGTTGGGGTCAACCACCCTGGCCAGACCGATCGCCTGCTGCTGCACCCCCGCGACTATGGTCTAGAGGGCGACGATGTGGAGCTGGGCGATGAGCTGACGCTGGGCGATCGCCTGCTAGACGTTCTGGCGGGCGGTACCACAGAACTTGCCAAGACTGCTCTGTGGAATGCCGGGTTTTACCTGTGGCAGGGCGGCGTGGCCGATTCTCTCGCAGGGGGCTTGGCCGAGGCCCAAACGCTACTGGCTACCGGTAAAGCACTGGCTAAACTAGAGGAATTCCGCCAGCAATCTGCCGATTTGACCCAGCCTCTCATCTACAGCCACAGTTAA
- a CDS encoding LysR family transcriptional regulator, whose amino-acid sequence MRIEQLQAFLSVAETGSFQSAAQQCAVTQSTVSRQVQALEAELDAPLFHRGAQAKLTVAGERLLPKARRIYQDWMQVSKDIADLMAGKQPELCVAAIQSVCATVLPPVLQQFCSEYPQVQLRVTALGSDRSLKVLRDGLVDLAIVMDNPRLTTQPEMVVTPLFEESVEVLMAGHHDLARQPVISWEMLARFPQIVFKDGYGMARLVQQQFQDRGEEFNPAMELNTLDAFRAVIRQGNFVALLPQSALADCHDDPTLAVRPTEAPVLTRSVVLVTTRDRLVIPPIQRFHDLVQSLATPIRPRPAAVSYS is encoded by the coding sequence ATGCGCATAGAACAGCTCCAGGCGTTTCTATCGGTGGCTGAAACCGGCAGCTTTCAGTCGGCGGCGCAGCAGTGCGCGGTGACGCAGTCCACCGTCAGTCGCCAGGTGCAGGCCCTGGAGGCCGAGCTCGATGCGCCGTTGTTTCACCGGGGCGCCCAGGCCAAACTCACGGTGGCCGGAGAGCGTCTGCTGCCCAAGGCCCGACGCATCTACCAAGACTGGATGCAGGTTTCTAAAGATATCGCCGATCTGATGGCCGGTAAGCAGCCCGAACTCTGCGTGGCGGCGATTCAGTCGGTGTGCGCCACGGTGCTGCCACCGGTGCTCCAGCAGTTTTGCTCAGAGTATCCCCAGGTGCAGCTGCGGGTGACGGCTCTGGGCAGCGATCGCTCCCTCAAGGTGCTGCGCGACGGCCTGGTTGATTTGGCCATCGTGATGGATAACCCCCGCCTTACCACTCAGCCCGAAATGGTTGTCACGCCGCTCTTTGAGGAGTCAGTTGAGGTGCTGATGGCAGGCCACCACGACCTGGCTCGCCAGCCAGTCATTTCCTGGGAGATGCTGGCCCGGTTTCCGCAGATTGTCTTTAAAGATGGCTACGGCATGGCGCGGCTGGTGCAGCAGCAGTTTCAAGACCGGGGCGAAGAGTTTAACCCAGCGATGGAGCTTAATACCCTCGACGCCTTTCGGGCGGTGATTCGCCAGGGTAATTTTGTCGCGCTGCTGCCCCAGTCGGCTCTAGCCGACTGCCACGATGACCCCACCCTAGCGGTGCGCCCCACCGAAGCGCCGGTGCTGACCCGCTCAGTGGTGCTAGTGACTACCCGCGATCGCCTAGTGATTCCCCCGATCCAGCGGTTTCACGACCTGGTGCAGAGCCTGGCCACCCCCATTCGCCCTAGACCCGCAGCGGTGTCTTACAGTTAG
- a CDS encoding S-layer homology domain-containing protein, whose product MTQTNWAKLLRVAPLSALLATLTVGSAAAIALAAEGPIQNFNWLKDEALLDQALDAAHTKDDDDDDDDDDGDDVESGEVIYQQQRTTTTTTTTVNQVSFSDISTNYWASNFVYRLSAIKVVSGFPSGNFLPSNNLTKAQYAAMIAQAFDMPASRQTVTLRNVNRSYWAYSAIQKAYSMGFLEVSNGTFDTNGTMTRLDMLVMLARGLNITQVTSGQSVDSLLSIFSDANQIPSEYRVIIAALVERGILVNYPTITQLNLFGVVSRAEACSFVYQALAYMGKVETVESAYIVNSSNFSNLTETITNTTETTTETTETTTETGEVDMGDDDDDDDDDDDDDRRQNCNQGIGNGAEGCDPGNSRPHGGSNDEGGRTPGNR is encoded by the coding sequence ATGACTCAAACTAACTGGGCTAAGCTACTGCGGGTAGCACCGCTTTCGGCGCTTTTGGCTACCTTGACCGTCGGCAGTGCGGCAGCGATCGCCCTAGCCGCCGAAGGGCCTATTCAAAATTTCAACTGGCTCAAAGATGAAGCCCTGCTCGACCAGGCTCTCGATGCAGCCCACACCAAAGACGATGACGACGACGATGATGACGATGACGGTGATGACGTCGAATCGGGCGAAGTCATCTACCAGCAGCAGCGCACCACGACCACGACGACCACCACCGTCAACCAGGTCAGCTTTAGCGATATTTCCACCAACTACTGGGCCAGCAACTTTGTCTATCGCCTCTCGGCCATCAAAGTCGTCAGCGGATTTCCCAGCGGAAATTTTCTGCCGAGCAACAATCTCACCAAAGCCCAGTATGCGGCGATGATTGCTCAGGCCTTTGATATGCCTGCTTCGCGTCAAACTGTCACCCTGCGCAACGTCAACCGCAGCTACTGGGCCTACAGCGCCATCCAAAAAGCCTACTCCATGGGCTTTTTAGAGGTCTCCAATGGGACGTTTGACACCAACGGCACCATGACCCGTCTCGACATGTTGGTGATGCTGGCCCGAGGGCTTAACATTACCCAAGTCACCTCTGGGCAGTCGGTCGATAGCCTGTTGAGCATCTTCAGCGATGCCAACCAGATCCCTAGCGAGTATCGCGTCATTATCGCGGCTCTGGTAGAGCGCGGCATTTTGGTGAACTATCCCACCATCACCCAGCTAAACCTGTTTGGGGTGGTTTCTCGCGCTGAAGCCTGTAGCTTTGTCTATCAGGCCCTGGCCTACATGGGCAAGGTCGAAACCGTTGAGTCGGCCTACATCGTCAACAGCAGCAACTTTTCCAATCTGACTGAAACCATCACCAACACCACCGAAACCACTACCGAAACCACCGAGACTACCACCGAAACTGGTGAGGTGGATATGGGTGATGACGACGACGATGATGATGACGACGATGATGATGATCGCAGACAGAACTGCAACCAGGGCATCGGCAATGGTGCAGAGGGCTGTGACCCCGGCAACTCTCGCCCCCACGGCGGCAGCAATGACGAGGGTGGTCGCACCCCCGGCAACCGCTAG
- a CDS encoding TraX family protein: protein MQSRPSDFPKGLTSYQIKVLAAVTMLVDHIGVVFFPEAIAFRIIGRISFPLFIWLLVQGEAHTKHVGRYGLRLALLGVVSQPIYQVTFDEARPNILFELLLGLICLRLARGFPKLQLPIWIGGAGLSELLAMGYSSYGIGLIALTRYYRPTVLWWLAWIGFHLLWAWIEGPFQLPAIAVPLIFWLANGERGPKARWFYAFYPGHLALLWLIQQSLH, encoded by the coding sequence TTGCAGTCAAGACCCAGCGATTTCCCCAAGGGGTTAACTAGCTACCAGATCAAGGTTCTAGCAGCGGTAACCATGCTGGTGGATCACATCGGCGTGGTGTTTTTTCCTGAGGCGATCGCATTTCGAATTATTGGGCGGATCAGCTTTCCGCTGTTTATCTGGCTGCTGGTACAGGGTGAGGCCCACACCAAGCATGTGGGGCGCTACGGTCTGCGGTTGGCGTTGCTAGGCGTGGTGTCTCAGCCTATCTACCAAGTCACCTTTGATGAGGCCCGGCCCAATATTCTGTTTGAGCTGCTTTTGGGGCTGATCTGTCTGCGGTTAGCTCGGGGGTTTCCCAAACTTCAGCTGCCCATCTGGATTGGGGGGGCGGGTTTGAGTGAACTGCTGGCTATGGGTTATAGCAGCTACGGCATTGGGCTAATTGCCCTCACCCGCTACTACCGCCCCACGGTGCTGTGGTGGTTGGCTTGGATTGGTTTTCATCTGCTTTGGGCCTGGATAGAAGGGCCGTTTCAACTGCCGGCGATCGCAGTCCCCCTAATCTTCTGGCTGGCCAATGGGGAGCGAGGACCCAAGGCGCGATGGTTCTACGCCTTCTATCCTGGCCATTTAGCTCTACTGTGGCTCATTCAGCAGAGTTTGCACTAA
- a CDS encoding MarC family protein, with amino-acid sequence MLPLFAKAFLTLFVVIDPVGLAPLYLALVSDRTETEQTQIATRAVAVSAGILLAFGLTGAYVLHNLGISLQAFQIAAGFLLFKIALDMIFVHQERETEAEAQEAGTKQDVSVFPLAIPLIAGPGSLASILVLSRESTNYYLGLSVVLAAAAVVLLLCYLFLLLSRPLAKVLGQIGINVVTRVLGVLLAALAVQYMLDGLLSLLQLPPAQAFGIDTPTPDS; translated from the coding sequence ATTTTGCCGCTGTTTGCCAAAGCCTTTCTAACTCTGTTTGTGGTGATCGACCCGGTGGGGCTAGCGCCCTTGTACCTGGCTTTGGTGAGCGATCGCACCGAGACCGAGCAAACCCAGATCGCCACCCGAGCAGTGGCGGTGTCGGCAGGCATTCTTTTAGCCTTTGGGTTGACGGGGGCCTACGTGCTGCACAACCTGGGCATCAGCCTGCAAGCCTTTCAAATTGCGGCGGGGTTTTTGTTGTTTAAGATCGCCCTCGACATGATCTTTGTGCACCAGGAGCGCGAAACCGAAGCCGAAGCACAGGAAGCGGGTACCAAGCAGGATGTCAGCGTGTTTCCGTTGGCAATTCCGTTGATTGCCGGACCGGGCAGCTTAGCCAGCATATTGGTGCTGTCGCGGGAGTCAACTAACTATTACCTGGGCCTGAGTGTGGTGTTAGCGGCAGCGGCGGTGGTGTTGCTGCTGTGTTATCTGTTTTTGCTGCTGTCGCGGCCGCTGGCCAAGGTGCTGGGCCAAATTGGCATTAACGTTGTGACCCGAGTGCTGGGGGTGCTGCTGGCAGCCTTGGCTGTGCAGTACATGCTAGATGGCTTGCTCAGTCTGCTACAGCTGCCCCCTGCCCAAGCCTTTGGCATTGATACCCCCACCCCTGATTCTTAA